One genomic segment of Planctomycetota bacterium includes these proteins:
- a CDS encoding sigma-70 family RNA polymerase sigma factor, whose translation MLARAQERELLDRLIAGQGDAWRELMDRYGALVAHAVRSTFLRVLKKAEPAFVDDTVQAVWLSLCADGCRRLRQFESKASLSTWLTVLATRKALDALRTERRKGALRQVRLDDEERDLLRELEAPEAGEGIPYEDVLGVRDAVDRLPDEERLILKMYYFDGLSYRSIAAALGTGVEAVSAALGRARTRLKKSLKEQAGGVQ comes from the coding sequence ATGCTCGCGCGCGCCCAGGAACGGGAGCTCCTGGACCGTCTGATCGCCGGGCAGGGCGACGCCTGGCGGGAGCTCATGGATCGGTATGGGGCGCTTGTCGCCCATGCCGTCCGCTCGACGTTCCTCCGGGTGCTCAAGAAGGCCGAGCCCGCCTTCGTGGACGACACGGTTCAGGCGGTCTGGCTGTCCCTCTGCGCGGACGGTTGCCGGCGGTTGCGGCAGTTCGAGTCGAAGGCGTCTCTTTCGACGTGGCTTACGGTGCTGGCGACGCGCAAGGCGCTGGATGCGCTTCGGACCGAGCGGCGCAAGGGGGCGCTTCGGCAGGTACGGCTGGACGACGAGGAGCGGGACCTGCTTCGGGAACTTGAAGCTCCCGAGGCGGGCGAGGGCATCCCTTACGAGGATGTTCTCGGGGTGCGCGACGCGGTGGATCGTCTGCCGGACGAGGAGCGTCTGATCCTCAAGATGTATTACTTCGACGGCCTTTCGTACCGGTCGATCGCCGCCGCGCTCGGGACCGGGGTCGAGGCGGTTTCGGCGGCGCTGGGGCGCGCCCGGACGCGGCTGAAAAAGAGCCTCAAGGAGCAGGCGGGCGGCGTCCAATGA
- the aroB gene encoding 3-dehydroquinate synthase translates to MREVALLSSRILVGAGLLSEEPDRLYELLGRPGRAFVLTDRRCRPYARQVREALRRGGARVGGTALVPGEPQKRLSTAGTLYERLARFGMDRRSTLVAVGGGVITDLGGFVASTYMRGIPVVLVPTTLLGQVDAAIGGKTGINLPQGKNLVGTFYQPRAVLCDPAALATLPPREYVSGFGEVVKYGMIRDADLFASLERDIEGIHRRSPSVLEEIVFRCVSIKADVVREDEKESGLRAILNYGHTIGHALEAAGDYRVLSHGEAVAVGMEAEAVIAMKMGLAPLEVLAAQNRLLKLCGLPTRVRRLPRQRVLSALKLDKKGVDGRTRFVLPEAVGRVRWGVEAPEELIDAALRTVTLDR, encoded by the coding sequence ATGCGTGAAGTGGCGCTTCTTTCCTCGCGCATCCTGGTCGGCGCGGGACTCCTGTCCGAAGAGCCCGATCGCCTGTACGAACTCCTGGGCCGTCCCGGACGGGCGTTCGTCCTGACGGACCGGCGTTGCCGTCCCTACGCGCGGCAGGTCCGGGAGGCCCTTCGCCGGGGAGGCGCCCGGGTGGGCGGCACGGCCCTGGTTCCCGGCGAGCCTCAGAAAAGGCTCTCCACCGCCGGAACCCTTTACGAGCGCCTCGCCCGGTTCGGCATGGACCGGCGCTCGACCCTGGTCGCCGTGGGAGGCGGCGTCATTACCGACCTCGGGGGCTTCGTGGCCTCGACCTACATGCGCGGGATCCCGGTGGTCCTCGTTCCCACGACTCTTCTCGGACAGGTGGACGCCGCCATCGGCGGGAAAACCGGCATTAATCTGCCTCAAGGCAAGAACCTCGTGGGCACCTTCTATCAGCCCCGCGCGGTCCTCTGCGATCCCGCCGCGCTGGCGACGCTTCCGCCCCGCGAATACGTCTCGGGCTTCGGGGAGGTCGTCAAGTACGGCATGATCCGCGACGCGGACCTCTTCGCCTCTCTGGAGCGGGACATCGAAGGGATCCACCGCCGCTCCCCTTCGGTGCTCGAGGAGATCGTCTTCCGCTGCGTTTCCATCAAGGCCGACGTGGTGCGCGAAGACGAGAAGGAATCGGGCCTCCGCGCCATTCTCAACTACGGCCACACGATCGGCCACGCCCTCGAGGCGGCGGGGGACTACCGGGTGCTTTCCCATGGAGAAGCCGTCGCCGTGGGGATGGAGGCCGAGGCGGTGATCGCGATGAAAATGGGCCTGGCGCCCCTGGAAGTGCTGGCCGCCCAGAACCGCCTCCTCAAGCTCTGCGGCCTGCCCACGCGCGTGCGCCGACTTCCGCGCCAGCGGGTCCTTTCGGCCCTCAAGCTCGACAAGAAAGGCGTGGACGGCCGCACGCGCTTCGTTCTCCCCGAGGCGGTCGGGCGCGTGCGCTGGGGCGTCGAGGCTCCCGAAGAGCTCATCGACGCGGCGCTCCGGACCGTGACGCTGGACCGGTAG